One segment of Podarcis muralis chromosome 17, rPodMur119.hap1.1, whole genome shotgun sequence DNA contains the following:
- the WDR45 gene encoding WD repeat domain phosphoinositide-interacting protein 4, with product MAQQRGVNSLRFNQDQSCFCCAMETGVRIYNVEPLMEKGHLDHEQVGSVGLVEMLHRSNLLAIVGGGGNPKFSEISVLIWDDAREGKEGKEKLVLEFTFTKPALAVRMRHDKIIIVLRNRIYVYSFPDNPTKLFEFDTRENPKGLCDLCPSLEKQLLVFPGHKCGSLQLVDLSSTKPGTSSAPFTINAHQSEIACISLNQQGTVVASASKKGTLIRLFDTQTKEKLVELRRGTDPATLYCINFSHDSSFLCASSDKGTVHIFALKDTRLNRRSALARVGKVGPMIGQYVDSQWSLASFTVPAESACICAFGRNTSKNVNSVIAICVDGTFHKYVFTPDGNCNREAFDVYLDICDDDDF from the exons ATGGCACAGCAACGTGGGGTCAACAGCCTCCGCTTCAACCAAGATCAGA GCTGCTTCTGCTGTGCTATGGAGACTGGGGTTCGGATCTATAATGTGGAGCCTCTCATGGAGAAAGGCCACCTTG ATCATGAACAGGTGGGCAGCGTGGGATTGGTTGAAATGTTACACCGATCCAATCTCCTTGCTATTGTCGGTGGAGGTGGCAACCCCAAATTCTCTGAGATCTCAG TCTTGATCTGGGATGATGCCCGTGAAGGGAAGGAGGGCAAAGAGAAGCTGGTGCTAGAATTCACCTTCACCAAGCCAGCCCTGGCTGTTCGCATGAGGCATGACAA GATCATCATTGTGTTGCGGAATCGAATCTACGTCTATTCCTTCCCAGATAACCCCACCAAACTCTTTGAGTTTGACACTCGGGAAAACCCCAAAG GACTCTGTGACCTCTGCCCCAGCTTGGAGAAGCAGCTCCTGGTTTTCCCTGGGCATAAATGTGGCAGTTTGCAGCTAGTG GATCTTTCCAGCACCAAACCTGGgacctcctctgcccccttcACGATCAACGCCCACCAGAGTGAGATTGCCTGCATCTCTCTCAACCAGCAGGGAACTGTGGTGGCCTCTGCCTCTAAGAAAGGGACCCTCATCCGCCTCTTTGACACCCAGACCAAGGAGAAGCTGGTGGAGCTCAGGAGGGGAACAGATCCAGCTACCTTGTACTG CATTAACTTCAGCCACGactcttcatttctctgtgccTCCAGTGACAAAGGGACCGTCCACATCTTTGCCCTGAAGGATACCCGCCTAAATCGGCGCTCAGC GTTGGCTCGTGTGGGGAAGGTCGGGCCGATGATAGGCCAGTACGTGGATTCTCAGTGGAGTCTGGCCAGCTTCACGGTGCCAGCGGAGTCTGCCTGCATCTGCGCCTTTGGCAGGAATACCTCCAAGAACGTCAACTCGGTCATTG CTATTTGCGTCGATGGCACTTTCCACAAATACGTCTTTACCCCGGACGGCAATTGCAACCGCGAGGCCTTTGACGTCTACCTGGATATATGTGACGATGATGACTTTtga